From Agromyces sp. SYSU T00194, a single genomic window includes:
- a CDS encoding stealth family protein, with product MSDAPELVLVASGHRRPRFERDDVVVRKGVYALRNGHMTPHESMVEDLLEVGRVLDAASIPFLLVRGDDDRMIVAVDRARRRELAAAFAEAFWDEPFTSEVVEPRKLAGAEPVLLADGHLAAHRKATAMRLYRPRIEPVGRLRYGAETALQLELWHFGDDQITAPLENALMRRTLPRAEAVQDTVHLFGRDWPTLEHMFTPLASDVNFEIDIVFSWVDGSSDEFQRERAKRMQQYVVGAGDDSEARFRQIDELKYALRSVYLYAPWVRHIYIATDSGAPHWLAEHPRVTIVPSEDMFPDPSVLPTHNSHAVESLLHHIPGISEHFLYSNDDMFFGRPLRPDVFFSPGGITKFVEATTRIGLGESDPSRSGFENAARVNRALLRERFGKVTTRHLEHCAAPLRKSVMAELEAEFPEDFRRTAASRFRSATDISVTNSLYHYYALMTGRAVTQTDVTVKYVETTLRKALPAMRRLLKRRDHDMFCLNDGSFPEIPVEQRTRAVIDFLERYFPIPAPWEREVAEAGRSYDPVAQPRATLR from the coding sequence CTGTCGGATGCCCCGGAGTTGGTGCTCGTCGCCTCCGGCCACCGCCGCCCGCGCTTCGAGCGCGACGACGTGGTCGTGCGCAAGGGCGTGTACGCGCTGCGGAACGGGCACATGACGCCCCACGAGTCGATGGTCGAGGACCTGCTCGAGGTCGGGCGCGTGCTCGACGCGGCATCGATCCCGTTCCTGCTCGTGCGCGGCGACGACGACCGCATGATCGTCGCGGTCGACCGTGCCCGGCGCCGGGAGCTCGCGGCCGCCTTCGCGGAGGCGTTCTGGGACGAGCCGTTCACCTCCGAGGTGGTCGAGCCCCGCAAGCTGGCCGGCGCCGAGCCCGTGCTGCTCGCCGACGGGCACCTGGCCGCGCACCGCAAGGCGACGGCGATGCGCCTGTACCGCCCGCGCATCGAGCCGGTCGGCAGGCTGCGCTACGGCGCCGAGACCGCCCTGCAGCTCGAGCTCTGGCACTTCGGCGACGACCAGATCACCGCGCCGCTCGAGAACGCGCTCATGCGCCGCACGCTCCCCCGCGCCGAGGCCGTGCAGGACACGGTGCACCTGTTCGGCCGCGACTGGCCCACGCTCGAGCACATGTTCACCCCCCTCGCGAGCGACGTGAACTTCGAGATCGACATCGTCTTCTCGTGGGTCGACGGCTCGAGCGACGAGTTCCAGCGCGAGCGCGCCAAGCGCATGCAGCAGTACGTGGTCGGCGCGGGCGACGACTCCGAAGCCAGGTTCCGCCAGATCGACGAGCTGAAGTACGCGCTGCGCTCGGTGTACCTGTACGCCCCGTGGGTGCGGCACATCTACATCGCCACCGACTCCGGCGCGCCGCACTGGCTCGCCGAGCATCCGCGCGTCACCATCGTGCCGAGCGAGGACATGTTCCCCGACCCGTCGGTGCTGCCGACGCACAACTCGCACGCGGTCGAGAGCCTGCTGCACCACATCCCCGGCATCAGCGAGCACTTCCTGTATTCCAACGACGACATGTTCTTCGGCCGCCCGCTCCGGCCCGACGTGTTCTTCTCCCCCGGCGGCATCACGAAGTTCGTCGAGGCCACCACCCGCATCGGCCTCGGCGAGTCCGACCCGAGCCGCAGCGGCTTCGAGAACGCCGCCCGCGTGAACCGCGCCCTGCTGCGCGAGCGCTTCGGCAAGGTCACCACCCGGCACCTCGAGCACTGCGCCGCCCCGCTGCGCAAGAGCGTCATGGCCGAGCTCGAGGCCGAGTTCCCCGAGGACTTCCGGCGCACCGCGGCCAGTCGCTTCCGGTCGGCGACCGACATCTCGGTGACCAACTCGCTCTACCACTACTACGCACTGATGACGGGGCGCGCGGTCACGCAGACCGACGTCACCGTGAAGTACGTCGAGACGACGCTGCGGAAGGCGCTGCCCGCCATGCGCCGCCTGCTGAAGCGTCGCGACCACGACATGTTCTGCCTGAACGACGGCAGCTTCCCGGAGATCCCGGTCGAGCAGCGCACGCGCGCCGTGATCGACTTCCTCGAGCGCTACTTCCCGATCCCCGCGCCGTGGGAGCGGGAGGTCGCCGAGGCGGGCAGGTCGTACGACCCTGTCGCCCAGCCGCGCGCGACGCTACGCTGA
- a CDS encoding phosphodiesterase, which translates to MTTRTAEYPRPDHFLLHISDTHLLAGGGSLYDRVPSERHLRQLFDEFEASGARPEAIVFTGDLADRGEPDAYARLRRIVEPAAERVGAEVIWVMGNHDERRAFRRGLFDEVGSERPVDRAYDVNGLRVITLDSTVPGHHHGEVAEEQLDWLAEELSTDAPHGTILAMHHPPVPSVLDLAVSVELRDQAALAEVVEGSDIRSIIAGHLHYSSTATFAGVPVSVASATCYTQDLNVPVGGTRGRDGARAFNLVHVYPSTVLHSVVPLGEFPALDWIDADESAARLAGDGIVIADAETPPAPAEAPLTLPQTVLADLR; encoded by the coding sequence GTGACCACCCGCACGGCCGAGTACCCGCGGCCGGATCACTTCCTGCTCCACATCTCCGACACCCACCTCCTGGCCGGTGGCGGAAGCCTCTACGACCGCGTGCCGAGCGAACGGCACCTGCGGCAGCTCTTCGACGAGTTCGAGGCGTCCGGTGCCCGCCCCGAGGCCATCGTGTTCACGGGCGACCTCGCCGACCGCGGCGAGCCCGACGCCTACGCGCGCCTGCGCCGCATCGTGGAGCCCGCCGCCGAGCGCGTCGGCGCCGAGGTGATCTGGGTGATGGGCAACCACGACGAGCGGCGGGCCTTCCGCCGCGGCCTGTTCGACGAGGTGGGCAGCGAGCGCCCGGTCGATCGCGCCTACGACGTCAACGGGCTGCGCGTCATCACGCTCGACTCGACCGTGCCCGGCCACCACCACGGCGAGGTCGCCGAGGAGCAGCTCGACTGGCTCGCCGAGGAGCTGTCGACGGATGCCCCGCACGGCACGATCCTCGCCATGCACCACCCGCCCGTGCCCAGCGTGCTCGACCTCGCGGTGAGCGTCGAGCTGCGCGACCAGGCCGCGCTCGCCGAGGTCGTCGAGGGCAGCGACATCCGCTCGATCATCGCCGGGCACCTGCACTACTCGTCGACGGCGACCTTCGCGGGCGTGCCGGTGTCCGTGGCGTCCGCCACCTGCTACACGCAGGACCTCAACGTGCCGGTCGGCGGCACCCGCGGCCGCGACGGTGCGCGCGCGTTCAACCTCGTGCACGTGTACCCGTCGACCGTGCTGCACTCGGTCGTGCCGCTGGGCGAGTTCCCGGCGCTCGACTGGATCGACGCCGACGAGTCGGCCGCGCGCCTCGCAGGCGACGGCATCGTCATCGCCGACGCGGAGACGCCTCCGGCGCCGGCAGAGGCGCCGCTGACGCTGCCGCAGACGGTGCTGGCCGACCTGCGCTGA
- a CDS encoding RCC1 domain-containing protein, whose product MSASCRGVALDVEVVMPVLRSLRLLPAALAAAALVLLMLLAPAPATAATPAMTDDVPLTASDGHTCGLTPDGAADCWGSNGEGQATDQTGPYTQLTTASAHTCGLTLDGAADCWGYNGDGRATDQTGPYTQLTASGLHTCGLTPDGAADCWGRNIEGQATDQTGPYTQLTAGYLHTCGRTPDGAADCWGQDSSGQATDQTGPYTQLTAGDFHTCGLTPDGAADCWGDNSYGQADDQPGPYTQLTAGGLHTCGLTPGGVAECWGSNSFGQSDDQPGPYTQLTAGGLHTCGLTPAGAADCWGWDSVGQATDQPGPYGLLPSADDDGDGVVDAEDACPGTMLADDADRPDQLKPNRYYADATGTFVDAEGVSTGITLSETGGCSATQIIDAAGLGKGHVRFGITRSALDDWIAALT is encoded by the coding sequence GTGTCGGCGTCCTGCCGCGGCGTCGCCCTCGACGTGGAGGTCGTCATGCCCGTGCTCCGTTCGCTCCGCCTGCTCCCCGCCGCACTCGCCGCCGCCGCGCTGGTCCTGCTGATGCTGCTGGCACCGGCACCCGCGACCGCGGCGACGCCCGCGATGACCGACGATGTCCCGCTCACTGCGAGCGACGGCCACACCTGCGGCCTCACCCCCGACGGCGCCGCCGACTGCTGGGGCTCCAACGGCGAAGGGCAGGCCACCGACCAGACCGGCCCCTACACCCAACTCACCACAGCCAGTGCCCACACCTGCGGACTCACCCTCGACGGCGCCGCCGACTGCTGGGGCTACAACGGCGATGGGCGAGCCACCGACCAGACCGGCCCCTACACCCAACTCACCGCAAGTGGACTCCACACCTGCGGACTCACCCCCGACGGCGCCGCCGACTGCTGGGGCCGCAACATCGAAGGGCAGGCCACCGACCAGACCGGCCCCTACACCCAACTCACCGCAGGCTACCTCCACACCTGCGGACGCACCCCCGACGGCGCCGCCGACTGCTGGGGCCAGGACAGCAGCGGGCAGGCCACCGACCAGACCGGGCCCTACACCCAACTCACCGCAGGCGATTTCCACACCTGCGGACTCACCCCCGACGGTGCCGCTGACTGCTGGGGCGACAACTCCTACGGGCAGGCCGACGACCAGCCCGGCCCGTACACCCAACTCACCGCCGGCGGCCTCCACACCTGCGGACTCACCCCCGGTGGCGTCGCCGAATGCTGGGGCTCCAACTCCTTCGGGCAATCCGACGACCAGCCCGGCCCCTACACCCAACTCACCGCCGGCGGCCTCCACACCTGCGGACTCACCCCCGCCGGCGCCGCCGACTGCTGGGGCTGGGACAGCGTCGGGCAGGCCACCGACCAGCCCGGCCCGTACGGACTCCTCCCCAGCGCCGACGACGACGGCGACGGCGTGGTCGACGCCGAGGACGCCTGCCCCGGCACGATGCTCGCCGACGACGCCGACCGACCCGACCAGCTCAAGCCCAACCGCTACTACGCCGACGCGACCGGCACCTTCGTCGACGCCGAGGGCGTCAGCACCGGCATCACCCTTTCGGAAACCGGCGGCTGCTCCGCGACACAGATCATCGATGCCGCGGGTCTCGGCAAGGGACACGTCCGATTCGGCATCACCCGATCGGCCCTCGACGACTGGATCGCCGCACTCACCTGA
- a CDS encoding SIS domain-containing protein yields MDTAAFRSDLELIPETLGALADAVDAGLDGLERLPMLGASRVLVLGMGSSRYAADVVARRYRAVGATVLVELASVALLPPAAPDLAVVAVSATGGSVEVLRAIERYRGTGRLVAVTNRGDSELARAADVVVPLHAGVEASGVACRTFRATFAVLDQVLAELLGTSPEARFDPAALRTAAATSAHLLEASADWLAPMADLLAGPMGTWALAPAERASSAQQSALMLREVPRRAAFASETGDWSHVDVYLTKTQDYRALVFAGSAWDAQALEWMAMRGSRFASIGRDLPGAEATLRFPGDEDDTVAALSEVLVGELVADHWLRQG; encoded by the coding sequence GTGGACACCGCCGCCTTTCGCTCCGACCTCGAGCTGATCCCCGAGACGCTCGGCGCGCTCGCCGACGCCGTGGACGCGGGGCTGGACGGGCTCGAGCGCCTGCCGATGCTCGGCGCGTCGCGCGTGCTCGTGCTCGGAATGGGGTCGAGCCGGTACGCCGCCGACGTGGTCGCCCGGCGCTACCGCGCGGTCGGCGCGACCGTGCTGGTCGAGCTCGCGAGCGTCGCGCTGCTGCCGCCGGCCGCGCCGGACCTCGCGGTGGTCGCGGTGTCGGCGACGGGCGGCAGCGTCGAGGTGCTGCGCGCGATCGAGCGGTATCGCGGCACCGGGCGACTCGTCGCCGTCACGAACCGCGGGGACTCCGAGCTCGCCCGCGCGGCCGACGTCGTGGTGCCGCTGCACGCCGGCGTCGAGGCATCCGGTGTCGCCTGCCGCACCTTCCGCGCCACGTTCGCGGTGCTCGACCAGGTGCTCGCCGAGCTGCTCGGCACGTCGCCCGAGGCGCGGTTCGACCCGGCCGCCCTGCGCACCGCCGCGGCGACGAGCGCGCACCTGCTCGAGGCATCCGCCGACTGGCTCGCACCCATGGCCGACCTGCTCGCCGGGCCCATGGGCACGTGGGCCCTCGCGCCCGCCGAGCGCGCGTCGAGCGCCCAGCAGTCCGCGCTCATGCTGCGCGAGGTGCCGCGCCGCGCGGCCTTCGCCTCGGAGACCGGCGACTGGTCGCACGTCGACGTCTACCTCACGAAGACGCAGGACTACCGGGCGCTCGTGTTCGCCGGCTCCGCGTGGGACGCGCAGGCCCTCGAGTGGATGGCCATGCGCGGCTCGCGGTTCGCGTCGATCGGCCGCGACCTGCCGGGTGCCGAGGCGACGCTGCGCTTCCCGGGCGATGAGGATGACACCGTCGCCGCCCTGTCCGAGGTGCTCGTCGGCGAGCTGGTCGCCGACCACTGGCTGCGACAGGGCTGA
- a CDS encoding DNA glycosylase AlkZ-like family protein, translated as MPETLSRQEARRIAVRAQLLDEPRPTDLLETVRHLTLLQADMTAAIAPAPDLMLGSRLGGYEPDDLITALEVERVLVELEGMIRPADDLRLYLDRMRAAPRSVQARDWIEDNAGFRDDVLALLADEGPLTAREVPDTSVVDWPSSGWNANRNATMMLELLERRGEVAVSSRRGATRVWDLAERVHPAGIEPLPEAEAFAERNRRRLRSLGVMRVGAYGSPGEPLDVGDEGEEVRIEGVRGRWRVDPIVRASLAEHPLAARTVLLSPFDRLVQDRKRAEALFGFEFALGMYTPKHKRRWGYFPLPILHGDRLVGKLDATADRAAGVLRVHAVHEDEPFDRGLAAAVDAEVDALAAWLELRRA; from the coding sequence ATGCCGGAGACGCTCAGCAGGCAGGAGGCACGGCGCATCGCCGTGCGCGCCCAGTTGCTCGACGAGCCGCGGCCGACCGACCTGCTCGAGACCGTGCGGCACCTCACGCTGCTGCAGGCCGACATGACGGCGGCGATCGCGCCCGCACCCGACCTCATGCTCGGGAGCAGGCTCGGCGGGTACGAGCCCGACGACCTGATCACCGCGCTCGAGGTCGAGCGCGTGCTGGTCGAGCTCGAGGGCATGATCCGCCCGGCGGACGACCTGCGGCTGTACCTCGATCGCATGCGCGCGGCACCCCGCAGCGTGCAGGCGCGCGACTGGATCGAGGACAACGCCGGGTTCCGCGACGACGTGCTCGCGCTGCTCGCCGACGAGGGGCCCCTGACCGCCCGCGAGGTGCCCGACACGAGCGTCGTCGACTGGCCGTCGTCGGGGTGGAACGCGAACCGCAACGCGACCATGATGCTCGAGCTCCTGGAGCGACGCGGCGAGGTCGCCGTGTCGAGCCGCCGCGGCGCGACCCGCGTCTGGGACCTCGCCGAGCGCGTGCACCCGGCGGGCATCGAGCCGCTGCCCGAGGCCGAGGCGTTCGCCGAGCGCAACCGACGTCGGCTGCGCTCGCTCGGCGTGATGCGGGTCGGGGCGTACGGGTCCCCCGGCGAGCCGCTCGACGTGGGCGACGAAGGCGAGGAGGTGCGCATCGAGGGCGTGCGCGGCAGGTGGCGGGTCGATCCCATCGTGCGGGCGTCGCTCGCGGAGCATCCGCTCGCCGCACGCACCGTGCTGTTGTCACCGTTCGACCGCCTCGTGCAGGACCGCAAGCGGGCCGAGGCGCTGTTCGGATTCGAGTTCGCGCTCGGCATGTACACGCCGAAGCACAAGCGGCGCTGGGGGTACTTCCCGCTGCCGATCCTGCACGGCGACCGCCTCGTCGGGAAGCTCGACGCGACGGCCGACCGCGCCGCGGGGGTGCTGCGCGTGCACGCCGTGCACGAGGACGAGCCGTTCGACCGCGGGCTCGCGGCCGCCGTCGACGCCGAGGTCGACGCCCTCGCCGCCTGGCTCGAGCTCCGTCGGGCCTGA
- a CDS encoding PhzF family phenazine biosynthesis protein produces MTEVLRLSAFTTDPAGGNPAGVVLDAGGLDDDAMQRIAAEVGYAETAFVTDARADGAGLACGIRYFSPLAEVPFCGHATVATAVALAERRGPGRLTFATPVGDVVIDTAAGAHGVEASFTSVEPAVEPLDPEVLRELLAVLGLDAADLDDALPPRIAFAGNRHPIVAVADVAALDRVAFDPAALRRLMDAQGWPATVTVVHRRTPDAFEVRNPFPVGAIVEDPATGAAAAALGAYLRETDAVAPPADLRVHQGRHVGRPSLLRVHVPHRGGITVTGAAVPIPSP; encoded by the coding sequence ATGACCGAGGTCCTGCGCCTGTCCGCGTTCACGACCGACCCGGCGGGCGGCAACCCCGCGGGCGTGGTGCTCGACGCCGGCGGGCTGGACGACGACGCGATGCAGCGCATCGCCGCCGAGGTCGGCTACGCGGAGACCGCGTTCGTCACGGACGCGCGCGCCGACGGCGCCGGGCTGGCCTGCGGCATCCGCTACTTCTCGCCCCTGGCCGAGGTGCCGTTCTGCGGGCATGCGACGGTCGCCACGGCCGTCGCCCTCGCCGAGCGCCGCGGACCGGGGCGGCTCACCTTCGCGACCCCCGTCGGCGACGTCGTGATCGACACCGCTGCCGGCGCGCACGGGGTCGAGGCGTCGTTCACGAGCGTGGAGCCCGCCGTCGAACCGCTCGACCCGGAGGTGCTGCGGGAGCTGCTCGCGGTGCTCGGCCTCGACGCCGCAGACCTGGACGACGCACTGCCGCCGCGCATCGCGTTCGCGGGCAACCGGCACCCGATCGTCGCAGTCGCCGACGTGGCCGCGCTCGACCGGGTCGCGTTCGACCCGGCGGCGCTGCGGCGGCTGATGGACGCGCAGGGCTGGCCCGCGACCGTGACCGTGGTGCACCGGCGCACGCCCGACGCCTTCGAGGTGCGCAACCCGTTCCCGGTCGGCGCGATCGTCGAGGACCCGGCGACCGGCGCCGCGGCCGCGGCACTCGGCGCGTACCTGCGCGAGACGGACGCGGTGGCGCCGCCCGCCGACCTGCGCGTGCACCAGGGACGTCACGTCGGCCGGCCGAGCCTGCTGCGGGTGCACGTGCCGCACCGCGGCGGCATCACGGTGACCGGCGCGGCGGTGCCGATCCCGTCGCCCTGA
- a CDS encoding MDR family MFS transporter: MSDRALAPREPRRTADAPFLLTQRRIWIIFGALIAGMFLASLDQTIVSTAMPTIVGELGGVEHQVWITTAYLLATTIVMPIYGKFGDVLGRRTLFLVAIALFTVASAACAFAGDFWTFVVFRAMQGLGAGGLMILSQAIIADIVPANERGKYLGPLGAIFGISAVAGPLLGGFFVDHLTWQWAFTINIPIGVAAFVIALVALKLPAKQATAPIDILGVLFLSAATTCLIFFTEFGGDGEHGWDSLATWAWGLGMLLAIGAFILTEARAADPIIPLGLFRNPIFVNATAIGMALGIAMFAAIAFIPTFLQMSTGTSAAVSGLLLLPMMAGLMGTSIASGLLITKTGRYRLYPILGTLVTGLALAMMTTLTAETPVWLICVFLFVFGAGLGLIMQVVILVVQNAVPAAQIGTATSTNNYFREVGAALGTAVFGTIFTTRLTEGLTGVFTSAGASGADAANATATLDPQALDQVPEVVRDGIVNAYADALAPVFWYVLPFIGIAFVLSLFLKEIPLSDVAGLVARGEAIGGEEAERLEAEQRAARASGRGAAVDGSETDAPELASAATGGVETHGDPRA; this comes from the coding sequence ATGTCCGATCGCGCCCTCGCCCCGCGGGAACCCCGCCGCACCGCCGACGCCCCGTTCCTGCTCACGCAGCGACGCATCTGGATCATCTTCGGCGCCCTCATCGCCGGCATGTTCCTCGCGAGCCTCGACCAGACGATCGTCTCGACCGCGATGCCGACGATCGTCGGCGAACTCGGCGGCGTCGAGCACCAGGTCTGGATCACCACGGCCTACCTGCTCGCGACCACGATCGTGATGCCGATCTACGGCAAGTTCGGCGACGTGCTCGGACGGCGCACCCTGTTCCTCGTCGCGATCGCGCTGTTCACCGTGGCATCCGCCGCCTGCGCCTTCGCGGGCGACTTCTGGACGTTCGTCGTCTTCCGCGCCATGCAGGGCCTCGGCGCGGGCGGGCTCATGATCCTCTCGCAGGCGATCATCGCCGACATCGTGCCGGCCAACGAGCGCGGCAAGTACCTCGGCCCGCTCGGCGCGATCTTCGGCATCTCGGCCGTCGCCGGTCCGCTGCTCGGCGGCTTCTTCGTCGACCACCTCACCTGGCAGTGGGCCTTCACCATCAACATCCCGATCGGCGTCGCGGCGTTCGTCATCGCGCTCGTGGCGCTGAAGCTGCCCGCCAAGCAGGCGACCGCCCCGATCGACATCCTCGGCGTGCTGTTCCTCTCGGCCGCGACGACCTGCCTCATCTTCTTCACCGAGTTCGGCGGCGACGGCGAACACGGCTGGGACTCGCTGGCGACCTGGGCCTGGGGGCTCGGGATGCTCCTGGCGATCGGCGCGTTCATCCTCACCGAGGCGCGCGCGGCCGACCCGATCATCCCGCTCGGCCTGTTCCGCAACCCGATCTTCGTCAACGCCACCGCCATCGGCATGGCGCTCGGCATCGCGATGTTCGCGGCGATCGCGTTCATCCCGACCTTCCTGCAGATGTCGACCGGCACCTCGGCGGCCGTCTCGGGCCTGCTCCTGCTGCCGATGATGGCGGGCCTCATGGGCACGTCGATCGCGTCGGGCCTGCTCATCACGAAGACCGGCAGGTACCGCCTCTACCCGATCCTCGGCACGCTCGTCACGGGTCTCGCGCTGGCCATGATGACCACACTCACGGCCGAGACCCCGGTGTGGCTCATCTGCGTGTTCCTGTTCGTGTTCGGCGCGGGGCTCGGCCTCATCATGCAGGTCGTCATCCTGGTCGTGCAGAACGCGGTGCCCGCCGCGCAGATCGGCACGGCGACCAGCACGAACAACTACTTCCGCGAGGTGGGCGCGGCGCTCGGCACGGCCGTGTTCGGCACGATCTTCACCACGCGCCTCACCGAGGGGCTCACCGGCGTGTTCACGTCGGCCGGGGCATCCGGCGCCGACGCGGCGAACGCCACCGCGACCCTCGACCCGCAGGCCCTCGACCAGGTGCCGGAGGTCGTGCGCGACGGCATCGTGAACGCCTACGCCGACGCGCTCGCACCGGTGTTCTGGTACGTGCTGCCGTTCATCGGCATCGCGTTCGTGCTGTCGCTGTTCCTCAAGGAGATCCCGCTGTCGGACGTCGCCGGCCTGGTGGCCCGCGGCGAGGCGATCGGCGGCGAGGAGGCCGAGCGCCTCGAGGCCGAGCAGCGCGCCGCGCGCGCATCCGGCCGCGGTGCGGCGGTCGACGGCAGCGAGACGGATGCCCCCGAGCTGGCGTCCGCCGCGACCGGCGGCGTCGAGACGCACGGCGACCCGCGAGCGTAG
- a CDS encoding TetR/AcrR family transcriptional regulator, with product MTQTDAVESTTDTSAKPKLGRKRDHSRDPEILEAALDVLAETGYEGMTIDMVAARAKAGKATLYRRWASKPELVIDAVACMKATDIDYASPPDTGTLRGDLVAMVRTPSIKDSERKLKVMAGIASMIARAPELGEAARAALVEPRAGANRIVFGRAIERGEIPADTDVETLSILGPALVTYRVLMLQQPMTREFMLDVIDRIVLPAVGLTPPEASAD from the coding sequence ATGACGCAGACCGACGCGGTCGAGTCCACGACCGACACCTCCGCGAAGCCGAAGCTCGGCCGCAAGCGCGACCACTCCCGCGACCCGGAGATCCTCGAGGCGGCGCTCGACGTGCTCGCCGAGACCGGCTACGAGGGCATGACCATCGACATGGTCGCCGCCCGCGCGAAGGCGGGGAAGGCGACCCTCTACCGGCGCTGGGCGTCGAAGCCCGAACTCGTGATCGACGCCGTGGCATGCATGAAGGCCACCGACATCGACTACGCGTCGCCGCCCGACACGGGCACGCTGCGCGGCGACCTCGTCGCGATGGTCCGCACCCCGTCCATCAAGGACAGCGAGCGGAAGCTCAAGGTCATGGCCGGCATCGCGTCGATGATCGCCCGGGCGCCCGAGCTCGGCGAGGCCGCCCGCGCCGCCCTGGTCGAGCCGCGCGCCGGCGCGAACCGCATCGTCTTCGGTCGGGCGATCGAGCGCGGCGAGATCCCGGCCGACACCGACGTCGAGACGCTCAGCATCCTGGGCCCCGCGCTCGTCACCTATCGCGTGCTCATGCTCCAGCAGCCGATGACCCGCGAGTTCATGCTCGACGTGATCGACCGCATCGTCCTGCCGGCGGTCGGGCTGACCCCGCCGGAGGCGTCCGCCGACTGA
- a CDS encoding MFS transporter, translated as MTSNATTQAPDRRRWITLVVVGLAQLMVVLDATVVNIALPSAQADLGFTDGQRQWIITAYSLAFGSLLLLGGRLSDLMGRKLTFVIGLLGFAAASAFGGAADTFELLVAARALQGAFGALLAPTALAVLTTTFVIPRERARAFGVFGAIAGAGGAVGLLLGGVLTEWLDWRWNLYINVVIAAFALVGALAFIPRVARTGPRPQLDVPGTLLVSSALFALVYGFSHAETDGWDAPLTWGMLGASVVLLVAFVLWQRRATHPLLPLPIVLDRNRGAAYLSVLIAGAGMFGIFLFVTYYLQATLGYSPIQTGLAFLPMIAMLVLAAQLGTNLFVPRFGPKVLVPIGMALGAIGMSGLTLLDASSTYAAHVLPPLMVIGFAMGTIMPASMQTATLGVDRRFAGVASAMVNTSQQVGGSIGTALLNTLAATATADFLVANGPATPEVGVDAALAGYATAYWWGAAFFAAGAVMSALLFRRRGSGASPAHPGGDPDARAAEPEPVAVG; from the coding sequence ATGACCTCGAATGCCACAACGCAGGCGCCCGATCGGCGCCGCTGGATCACGCTCGTCGTGGTCGGACTCGCCCAGCTCATGGTCGTGCTCGACGCGACCGTCGTGAACATCGCACTCCCCTCGGCCCAGGCCGACCTCGGCTTCACCGACGGCCAGCGCCAGTGGATCATCACCGCCTACTCGCTCGCCTTCGGCAGCCTGCTGCTGCTCGGCGGCCGGCTCTCCGACCTCATGGGCCGCAAGCTCACTTTCGTCATCGGACTCCTCGGGTTCGCCGCGGCCTCCGCCTTCGGCGGGGCGGCCGACACCTTCGAGCTCCTCGTCGCCGCGCGCGCGCTGCAGGGTGCGTTCGGCGCACTCCTCGCGCCCACCGCGCTCGCGGTGCTCACGACCACCTTCGTCATCCCGCGCGAGCGCGCGCGTGCGTTCGGCGTCTTCGGCGCGATCGCAGGTGCCGGCGGCGCGGTCGGGCTGCTCCTCGGCGGCGTGCTCACCGAGTGGCTCGACTGGCGCTGGAACCTGTACATCAACGTGGTGATCGCCGCGTTCGCCCTGGTCGGCGCCCTCGCCTTCATCCCGCGCGTCGCCCGCACGGGCCCGCGCCCGCAGCTCGACGTGCCCGGCACGCTGCTCGTCTCCTCGGCGCTGTTCGCGCTCGTCTACGGCTTCTCGCACGCCGAGACCGACGGGTGGGACGCGCCGCTGACCTGGGGGATGCTCGGCGCATCCGTCGTGCTGCTCGTCGCGTTCGTGCTCTGGCAGCGTCGCGCGACGCATCCGCTGCTGCCGCTGCCGATCGTGCTCGACCGCAACCGCGGCGCGGCCTACCTCTCGGTGCTGATCGCCGGTGCCGGCATGTTCGGCATCTTCCTGTTCGTCACGTACTACCTGCAGGCGACGCTGGGGTACTCGCCGATCCAGACGGGGCTCGCGTTCCTGCCGATGATCGCGATGCTCGTGCTCGCCGCGCAGCTCGGCACGAACCTCTTCGTCCCGAGGTTCGGCCCGAAGGTGCTGGTGCCGATCGGCATGGCGCTCGGTGCGATCGGCATGTCGGGCCTCACGCTGCTCGACGCCTCGAGCACGTACGCGGCGCACGTGCTGCCGCCGCTCATGGTGATCGGGTTCGCGATGGGCACGATCATGCCCGCCTCCATGCAGACCGCCACCCTGGGGGTCGACCGTCGATTCGCCGGCGTCGCCTCCGCGATGGTGAACACGAGCCAGCAGGTCGGCGGCTCCATCGGCACGGCGCTGCTGAACACGCTCGCCGCGACCGCAACGGCCGACTTCTTGGTCGCGAACGGCCCGGCGACCCCGGAGGTGGGCGTCGACGCGGCACTCGCGGGCTACGCGACGGCGTACTGGTGGGGTGCGGCGTTCTTCGCCGCCGGCGCCGTGATGTCGGCGCTGCTCTTCCGCCGTCGCGGCAGCGGGGCATCGCCCGCGCACCCGGGCGGCGATCCGGACGCACGGGCCGCCGAGCCCGAGCCTGTCGCGGTCGGCTGA